The proteins below are encoded in one region of Coffea arabica cultivar ET-39 chromosome 4c, Coffea Arabica ET-39 HiFi, whole genome shotgun sequence:
- the LOC113738950 gene encoding uncharacterized protein, which yields MTIEYSSSSSTQGMRHVGKHWCCLNDDVWELIFDLLPVVDILHLRSVCSCWRSVAKAHIKSRLMKRLRFSPSLFLPRSPLLFLPDDPDEESINYWSRTEDKTDYFFSLHDKSYEQVKPNVIPREFHCVGSFNGGWLLFLANIRCNKNDEGRLLVYNPHLDLKIHLPSFPTCSKSCYHWIKKAIVFGATDDDDYSDPLISSSEKYGIAVIYGCFPTLVAYLMCGEAEWKNFPCFDDEGGVYQDLNCYKDCIFAVSNKGSVDMWDFSSGSTPIKKMRITPALPPHSIQPPEPDCEYKVFNTLYIIPSKHEILLAKRCIGQYVELDGIGQNVVQLGGIGQHVEPDDSMVIPGYYDDNGVLNIDIPFEPDYDDGAIETHPYWTEMIYVYTLNLDRQEWIPLGNLGDGVIFVGGNQSTLLSTRDFSCCKKNSVYFTDDNWHQVYDGTWYEGLDSSIFNLEDGVWNLSIKIFLDVRDHLSGFFLGHKVIHFFTNQSQTYWLPTP from the coding sequence ATGACAATTGAATATTCTAGCTCTTCCTCAACCCAAGGGATGAGGCATGTCGGGAAACATTGGTGTTGTTTGAATGATGATGTTTGGGAATTAATCTTCGATCTCTTGCCGGTTGTTGACATACTCCACCTACGATCCGTATGCAGTTGTTGGCGTTCAGTAGCAAAAGCTCACATCAAATCTCGCTTGATGAAGAGGTTGCGATTCTCACCCTCTCTCTTTCTACCTCGTTCACCCTTGCTCTTTCTACCTGATGATCCTGACGAGGAATCTATCAACTATTGGTCTCGGACAGAAGACAAAACAGATTACTTCTTTAGCCTGCATGACAAGTCATACGAACAAGTTAAACCTAATGTTATTCCACGTGAATTCCACTGTGTTGGATCATTTAATGGAGGATGGCTGCTCTTTTTAGCAAATATTAGATGTAACAAGAATGATGAAGGAAGGTTACTCGTGTATAATCCCCACCTGGACCTCAAAATCCATCTGCCTTCTTTTCCAACCTGCAGCAAGTCATGCTACCACTGGATTAAGAAAGCAATTGTTTTTGGAGCTACCGACGATGACGATTATTCTGACCCCCTCATAAGTAGTAGTGAAAAGTATGGAATTGCAGTAATTTATGGATGTTTCCCAACTCTTGTTGCTTATCTTATGTGTGGAGAGGCTGAATGGAAGAATTTTCCTTGTTTTGATGATGAAGGAGGAGTATATCAGGATTTGAATTGTTATAAAGATTGCATATTTGCTGTATCAAACAAAGGTTCTGTTGACATGTGGGATTTCAGCAGCGGCAGCACTCCCATCAAAAAGATGAGAATCACTCCGGCTCTACCACCCCATAGCATCCAACCACCGGAACCGGATTGTGAATACAAGGTATTTAACACACTATATATTATACCTTCAAAGCATGAGATTTTGCTTGCAAAGAGGTGCATTGGTCAATATGTTGAACTTGATGGCATTGGTCAAAATGTTGTTCAACTTGGTGGCATTGGTCAGCATGTTGAACCTGATGATAGCATGGTCATTCCCGGTTACTACGATGATAATGGTGTCCTGAACATTGACATTCCCTTTGAGCCTGACTACGATGATGGCGCCATTGAGACTCATCCATATTGGACGGAGATGATTTATGTCTACACGCTGAATTTGGATAGGCAAGAATGGATTCCTTTAGGAAACTTAGGCGACGGGGTGATATTTGTGGGTGGAAACCAATCAACGTTACTTTCCACGCGGGATTTCTCATGCTGCAAGAAGAATTCGGTTTATTTTACTGATGATAATTGGCATCAAGTTTATGATGGTACTTGGTACGAGGGTCTAGATAGCAGCATCTTCAACTTGGAGGATGGAGTTTGGAATTTATCTATCAAGATTTTTTTGGACGTAAGAGACCACCTTTCTGGCTTCTTCCTAGGCCATAAGGTCATCCACTTCTTCACCAATCAATCCCAAACTTACTGGCTTCCTACACCATAA